In one Deltaproteobacteria bacterium genomic region, the following are encoded:
- a CDS encoding pyridoxal phosphate-dependent aminotransferase, whose translation MTLAKKISASLEKSSWIRKMFEEGLKRKAKYGAENVFDFSLGNPDLEPPEKFKEVLKTLIEDSRPGLHGYMPNAGFPETREAVARYLRTYNEQDFTADDIVMTCGAGGGLNVVFKTILDPGDEIIISAPYFVEYNFYADTHNGVVKLVKSNPDFSLNLGAIEEAVTEKTKVILINSPHNPTGRIYPKEDIEALARLLANKSSELGHVIYLLSDEPYRKIVYDGVEVPSIFDAYDDSFVVTSFSKDLSLPGERVGYIAVNPRMKEKDQIMAGLILCNRILGFVNAPAFMQRAVTFLMEESVDISIYQRRRDMLYDNLTSFGYEIPKPEGAFYLFPKSPIEDDVSFVAALAEENILVVPGSGFMGPGHFRICYCVSDKTIENSLPGFERVIKKYI comes from the coding sequence ATGACCCTTGCAAAAAAGATCAGCGCCTCCTTGGAGAAGTCCTCCTGGATCAGAAAGATGTTCGAAGAAGGTTTGAAGCGAAAGGCCAAGTACGGGGCTGAAAACGTCTTTGACTTCAGCCTGGGAAACCCTGACCTGGAGCCTCCTGAAAAATTCAAGGAGGTGCTTAAGACCCTCATCGAAGATTCCCGACCCGGGCTCCACGGGTACATGCCCAATGCAGGTTTTCCCGAAACCCGTGAGGCCGTGGCTAGGTATCTCCGAACTTACAACGAGCAGGACTTCACTGCGGACGACATCGTCATGACCTGCGGGGCCGGAGGAGGATTGAACGTGGTGTTCAAGACCATCCTGGATCCGGGTGACGAAATAATCATCTCCGCCCCTTACTTCGTGGAATACAACTTTTACGCGGATACCCACAATGGGGTTGTGAAACTGGTGAAAAGCAATCCGGATTTCTCCCTGAATCTTGGGGCCATAGAGGAGGCTGTAACCGAAAAGACCAAGGTCATCTTGATCAACTCTCCCCATAATCCCACCGGGAGGATCTACCCCAAGGAGGACATTGAGGCCCTGGCTCGACTTCTCGCGAACAAGAGCTCCGAACTGGGACATGTCATCTACCTGCTCTCCGACGAACCTTACCGCAAGATCGTTTACGACGGCGTGGAGGTGCCGAGCATTTTCGATGCTTACGATGATAGTTTCGTCGTCACCTCCTTCTCAAAGGATCTTTCCCTGCCCGGTGAAAGAGTAGGATATATCGCAGTGAACCCCCGCATGAAAGAAAAAGATCAGATCATGGCCGGGCTGATCCTCTGCAACCGCATCCTCGGCTTCGTCAATGCGCCGGCATTCATGCAAAGGGCCGTCACCTTTCTGATGGAGGAGAGCGTGGACATCTCCATCTACCAGAGACGGCGGGACATGCTTTACGACAACCTCACCTCATTTGGGTACGAGATTCCCAAACCCGAAGGGGCCTTCTACCTCTTCCCCAAATCCCCCATTGAAGACGACGTCTCCTTTGTGGCCGCCCTCGCGGAGGAAAACATTCTGGTAGTCCCCGGAAGCGGGTTCATGGGGCCGGGCCACTTCAGGATCTGCTACTGCGTGTCGGACAAGACCATTGAGAATTCCCTTCCGGGATTTGAAAGGGTGATCAAGAAATATATCTAG
- a CDS encoding 4Fe-4S binding protein: MYSKVLSLRFPAGVVNEPIVCNLAKQFDLTFNILKATIYPRREGLVVMELRGHRKNFQKGIRYLKSLGMKVESVDQDIKRDEEKCYHCGACTAVCPTGALHVKRPEMEVVFETDRCSACELCVPACPARAMEVKFDRSLIE, translated from the coding sequence ATGTATTCCAAGGTTCTGTCCTTGCGATTTCCGGCTGGGGTCGTGAACGAACCCATTGTTTGCAACCTGGCCAAGCAATTCGATCTCACCTTCAACATTCTCAAGGCCACCATCTACCCCCGCCGGGAAGGCCTGGTGGTGATGGAATTGAGGGGACACCGGAAGAACTTCCAGAAGGGGATCCGGTACCTCAAGAGTCTGGGAATGAAGGTGGAGAGCGTCGATCAGGACATCAAGAGGGACGAGGAGAAGTGTTACCACTGCGGAGCATGCACTGCCGTGTGTCCCACCGGCGCCTTACACGTAAAACGGCCTGAAATGGAAGTTGTATTCGAAACGGACCGATGCAGCGCTTGCGAGCTGTGCGTACCGGCCTGCCCGGCCAGGGCCATGGAGGTGAAATTCGACCGAAGCCTGATCGAATAA
- the mnmA gene encoding tRNA 2-thiouridine(34) synthase MnmA, which produces MEKKPSTVIMALSGGVDSSLGAALLKQAGWKVTGVHFLLPTTSTLAEKKVHRAARVARRIGIPFETIDLRDDFTRKIIRPFQEAYLKGETPNPCALCNSLIKFETLLGFAREKGIDCVATGHYARVRRNAEGLYELRRGIEPGKEQSYFLHRLNQKFLSRILFPLGNLTKRDAREMARRFELPTASEPESQEICFIPGNDYRAFLERNVGKHIVSKGDIVNLEGEKVGEHLGTYRYTIGQRHGLGIASSRPYYVREIRAVENLLVVGRKEDLLTDRLEAEDFNWVEGKPDEGELDLTAQIRYRHRAAPGRLRILGKGRVVFKFREPQWAVTPGQALVCYDGDRVVGGGWIRTGTFSPPDRPS; this is translated from the coding sequence ATGGAAAAGAAACCCAGCACAGTCATCATGGCCCTTAGCGGCGGGGTGGACAGCTCCCTTGGAGCTGCGCTCCTGAAGCAAGCGGGATGGAAAGTCACCGGCGTGCACTTTCTGCTTCCAACCACTTCCACCCTTGCAGAAAAAAAGGTGCATCGGGCCGCGAGAGTCGCACGGCGGATCGGCATCCCTTTCGAAACCATTGACCTGAGGGACGACTTTACCCGCAAGATCATCCGCCCTTTCCAGGAGGCTTACCTCAAGGGGGAGACACCTAACCCCTGCGCCCTCTGTAACTCTCTCATCAAATTCGAAACCCTCCTGGGATTCGCCCGGGAAAAAGGAATCGATTGCGTCGCAACCGGGCACTATGCCCGGGTACGACGGAATGCGGAGGGTCTTTACGAACTCCGAAGGGGGATCGAGCCCGGGAAAGAGCAGTCCTATTTCCTGCACCGCCTCAACCAGAAATTCCTTTCCAGGATCCTCTTTCCCCTCGGGAACCTCACCAAGCGGGACGCACGGGAAATGGCACGGCGCTTTGAGCTGCCAACCGCTTCGGAACCCGAAAGCCAGGAAATCTGCTTCATCCCTGGAAACGACTATCGGGCCTTCCTGGAGCGAAACGTGGGAAAACATATTGTCAGTAAAGGAGATATCGTCAACCTGGAAGGAGAAAAAGTAGGGGAACACCTGGGGACATATCGTTATACCATCGGCCAGAGGCACGGGCTGGGAATCGCCTCTTCCCGGCCTTATTACGTCAGGGAGATCCGGGCAGTTGAAAACCTCCTGGTGGTGGGAAGGAAGGAAGATCTCCTCACAGACCGTCTCGAAGCGGAGGACTTCAACTGGGTGGAGGGAAAACCCGATGAAGGAGAACTGGATCTTACGGCCCAGATTAGATACAGGCACCGGGCGGCACCCGGGAGGTTGAGAATCCTGGGAAAGGGCCGTGTCGTCTTCAAATTCAGGGAGCCCCAGTGGGCCGTTACGCCCGGCCAGGCCCTTGTCTGCTACGATGGGGACAGGGTGGTCGGGGGTGGATGGATCCGGACCGGAACCTTCAGCCCCCCAGATAGGCCTTCTTGA
- a CDS encoding ABC transporter ATP-binding protein, translating to MLLSVENLRVSYGKIVALHGIDFNIEEKETVCIIGANGAGKSTTLRAISRVVPVEAGTRMTFEGKDMLKYPADKVVSRLGISHVPEGRRLFGNLTVLENLKLAAFARKDREGVESDIQRVFRIFPRLEERKGQKAGTLSGGEQQMLAVGRAFVSGRRIMLLDEPSMGLAPLLMLTVFDSLKEINEEGTAILLVEQNARLALQFAKRAYVLENGHLALQGPSHELLENPEVKKAYLGG from the coding sequence ATGTTGCTTTCTGTAGAAAACCTTCGCGTATCCTACGGCAAGATCGTTGCTCTGCACGGGATCGATTTCAATATTGAGGAGAAGGAGACCGTATGCATCATCGGGGCCAACGGCGCGGGGAAGAGCACCACGCTTCGAGCCATATCCAGGGTCGTGCCGGTAGAGGCCGGAACGCGGATGACCTTCGAGGGGAAGGACATGCTCAAGTACCCGGCTGACAAGGTGGTGAGCCGACTCGGCATTTCCCATGTGCCGGAGGGACGGCGCCTATTCGGAAACCTCACCGTGCTGGAAAACTTGAAGCTGGCCGCCTTTGCCAGGAAAGACCGGGAGGGAGTCGAATCGGACATTCAGCGGGTCTTCAGGATCTTCCCGCGCCTGGAGGAACGGAAGGGCCAGAAGGCGGGCACCCTGAGTGGGGGAGAACAGCAAATGCTGGCCGTTGGAAGGGCCTTCGTGAGCGGCAGGCGGATCATGCTCCTGGACGAACCCTCCATGGGTCTGGCCCCCCTGCTGATGCTGACGGTGTTCGATTCTCTCAAGGAGATCAACGAGGAAGGAACCGCCATTCTACTGGTGGAGCAGAACGCCCGGCTGGCCCTTCAATTCGCAAAAAGGGCCTACGTGCTGGAAAACGGCCATTTGGCGCTCCAGGGCCCTTCCCATGAACTCCTGGAGAATCCCGAGGTCAAGAAGGCCTATCTGGGGGGCTGA
- a CDS encoding ABC transporter ATP-binding protein codes for MALLRVDHMTHYFGGLRAVHDYNLEIEPGQIRGLIGPNGAGKTTIFNLITGVYRPSQGDVYLDGENIVGHFPHEIASRGLGRTFQEMRLWRHMTVLEHIKMARYSKLTYGLAGAFFGTAKRNREEKESEEIAFRLMKMMKIEQFASQVVLNLPYGAQRRVEMARALAMEPKILFLDEPTVGMTPEELVDMMGIIRQVHEELGLAIFLIEHRLKVVMELCERIQTLVFGEVIAEGTPEEIQNNPKVIDAYLGKERLE; via the coding sequence ATGGCGTTGCTTCGGGTAGACCATATGACCCATTACTTCGGCGGGCTGCGGGCGGTCCACGATTACAACCTGGAGATAGAGCCGGGCCAGATCCGGGGCCTGATCGGGCCGAACGGCGCGGGAAAGACCACCATCTTCAACCTCATTACCGGTGTCTACCGGCCGAGCCAAGGGGATGTGTACCTGGATGGAGAGAATATCGTCGGGCACTTCCCCCACGAGATCGCCTCGAGGGGTCTGGGCAGGACCTTCCAGGAAATGCGGCTTTGGAGGCACATGACCGTTCTTGAGCACATCAAGATGGCGCGTTACTCCAAGCTTACCTATGGACTGGCCGGGGCCTTCTTCGGAACGGCCAAGCGAAACAGGGAAGAAAAGGAGAGCGAGGAGATCGCTTTCCGGCTCATGAAGATGATGAAGATCGAGCAATTCGCAAGCCAGGTCGTGCTCAATCTGCCCTATGGGGCCCAGAGGCGGGTCGAGATGGCGCGGGCCTTGGCCATGGAACCCAAGATCCTGTTTCTGGATGAACCCACCGTGGGGATGACTCCCGAGGAGCTGGTGGACATGATGGGCATCATCCGCCAGGTCCACGAGGAGCTGGGCCTGGCCATTTTTCTCATCGAACACCGCCTGAAGGTCGTGATGGAACTCTGCGAGCGCATCCAGACCTTGGTCTTCGGTGAAGTCATAGCAGAGGGTACCCCGGAAGAAATCCAAAACAACCCCAAGGTCATCGACGCCTACCTTGGCAAGGAGAGGTTGGAATAA
- a CDS encoding branched-chain amino acid ABC transporter permease — MEKTYSPISPDQSTGRGRIRRWFSGIPVLGWIFGALVAVVLEYYLGDALSEVLGLEKVPALFGVTLILKKPLLLPKCLMFVGLIYVIPISVVAKYLSPLTNRIAGKLIQYPYGVSAVLHLALLYAVFYIWSDVSAYRLLTLKLSLIAVMITLSLNVVNGYMGEFSCSHPGFLALGAYGASVITVLFFVKDKLFGAPLLPPAIGPYLYPVALVLGGLLASVGALVIAVPSFRTRGDYLAIISLAFMFIVKSLIENLEIVGGPRGLSSQPGWSSLLTVFIWTVLCVWIINNFVRSTLGKAANAVRDDESAADAMTVNTRRTKVVTFMFAAFWAGVAGGLYAHVIRYANPGDFGIQKLADVLAMVYLGGLNSVVGSIVGAVGMSILGEALRPLGIYKWIIIPLLLILVMIFRPTGLIAFREFDVREILKPKRRM; from the coding sequence ATGGAAAAAACATATTCCCCCATCTCTCCGGACCAATCGACGGGCAGGGGAAGAATTCGAAGGTGGTTTTCCGGGATTCCGGTCCTGGGCTGGATCTTCGGGGCCCTGGTGGCGGTGGTGCTGGAGTACTACCTGGGAGACGCCCTATCGGAGGTTCTGGGGCTGGAAAAGGTCCCGGCGCTCTTCGGGGTAACCCTCATCCTGAAAAAACCCTTGCTGCTCCCGAAATGCCTTATGTTCGTCGGGCTGATTTACGTAATTCCCATTTCAGTGGTTGCGAAGTACCTCTCCCCTTTGACCAACCGAATCGCTGGCAAACTCATCCAATATCCCTATGGCGTCTCGGCGGTCCTTCATCTCGCGTTGCTCTACGCGGTTTTTTACATATGGTCCGATGTGAGCGCCTATAGGCTTCTCACCCTAAAGCTCAGCCTGATCGCCGTGATGATCACCCTGAGCCTCAACGTGGTGAACGGTTATATGGGAGAGTTTTCTTGTTCCCACCCGGGATTCCTGGCCCTGGGGGCTTACGGAGCGTCGGTGATCACGGTCCTTTTCTTCGTGAAGGACAAGCTTTTCGGCGCCCCCCTCCTTCCGCCCGCCATCGGGCCCTATCTGTACCCGGTCGCCCTGGTCCTGGGAGGCCTGTTGGCCTCCGTCGGGGCCCTCGTCATCGCCGTTCCATCCTTTCGGACCCGGGGGGACTACCTGGCCATCATCTCCCTGGCCTTCATGTTTATAGTCAAGAGCCTGATCGAAAACCTGGAAATCGTCGGAGGCCCCAGGGGCTTGAGCAGCCAGCCGGGATGGTCCAGCCTCCTGACCGTGTTTATCTGGACCGTTCTCTGCGTCTGGATCATTAACAACTTCGTCAGGAGCACCCTCGGGAAGGCCGCCAACGCGGTACGAGATGACGAATCGGCGGCCGATGCCATGACGGTCAATACCAGGCGCACCAAGGTCGTCACCTTCATGTTCGCGGCATTCTGGGCGGGCGTGGCGGGGGGACTTTACGCCCACGTGATCCGATATGCCAATCCGGGGGATTTCGGGATCCAGAAACTCGCCGACGTGCTGGCCATGGTCTATCTCGGGGGATTGAACTCGGTGGTGGGTTCCATAGTGGGGGCCGTAGGGATGAGTATCTTGGGCGAGGCCCTCCGACCTCTTGGGATCTACAAGTGGATCATCATTCCGTTGCTGCTCATCCTGGTGATGATCTTCAGGCCGACCGGGCTGATCGCTTTCCGGGAATTCGATGTCCGGGAGATCTTGAAACCGAAAAGAAGAATGTGA
- a CDS encoding branched-chain amino acid ABC transporter permease, whose amino-acid sequence MVFFLQNLVNALQWGSFYALIALGYSMVYSILMLFNFAHGDIFMVGAYIGFGVASCILALASLGANTLPNWLILVLTILISMFLNSFLGMLVERIGYRPLRDAPRASAAITGLMIGIILETGILALFGARRISFPPLIQTVTYNMGGVFVTNKKIVIVLVSVMFMLALHQFVRRTKYGMAMRAMAFDYVVVPLMGVPLNTIAAMTFGIGSALAAVAGILFGVAYPVLDPYMGIIYGWKAFVAAILGGRGSIMGATLAGFLLGFIEIFVAMIFPSTLRDLIAYSIILLILVFRPHGFFGEPYSARLRL is encoded by the coding sequence ATGGTTTTCTTCCTCCAAAACCTGGTAAACGCGCTTCAGTGGGGGAGTTTTTATGCCCTGATCGCCCTGGGATACTCCATGGTGTACAGCATCCTGATGCTCTTCAACTTCGCCCATGGCGACATCTTCATGGTGGGGGCCTATATCGGTTTCGGGGTGGCCTCCTGTATCCTCGCCCTGGCATCCCTCGGAGCAAACACCCTGCCCAACTGGTTGATCCTGGTCTTGACCATCCTGATCTCCATGTTTCTCAATTCGTTCCTGGGGATGCTGGTGGAGCGGATCGGCTACCGGCCCCTGAGGGACGCCCCCAGGGCTTCGGCCGCCATTACGGGGCTCATGATCGGAATCATCCTTGAGACCGGCATCCTGGCCCTTTTCGGGGCCAGGCGGATCAGTTTTCCGCCCTTGATCCAGACCGTCACTTACAATATGGGCGGCGTATTCGTGACCAATAAAAAGATCGTCATTGTGCTCGTCTCAGTCATGTTTATGCTGGCCCTCCATCAGTTCGTCAGGCGGACCAAGTACGGCATGGCCATGCGGGCCATGGCCTTCGACTACGTGGTGGTTCCCCTGATGGGCGTCCCTTTGAATACCATCGCGGCCATGACCTTCGGAATCGGATCGGCCTTGGCGGCCGTGGCCGGCATCCTCTTCGGCGTCGCCTACCCGGTCCTCGATCCCTATATGGGTATCATTTATGGTTGGAAGGCCTTCGTGGCCGCCATCCTCGGGGGCAGGGGTTCCATCATGGGAGCAACCCTTGCCGGATTCCTGCTGGGCTTCATCGAAATCTTCGTGGCCATGATTTTTCCCTCCACCCTGCGGGACCTGATCGCCTATTCCATCATCCTGCTCATACTCGTCTTCAGGCCCCACGGCTTTTTCGGAGAGCCTTACAGCGCGCGTCTCAGGCTTTGA